Proteins encoded by one window of Culicoides brevitarsis isolate CSIRO-B50_1 chromosome 2, AGI_CSIRO_Cbre_v1, whole genome shotgun sequence:
- the LOC134832659 gene encoding EF-hand domain-containing family member C2 yields the protein MLRVSGLPFLPGNTFRDIHQKQFHKSQHFEKYKGECILAERPKPGIGGRPLTTHVDTRQFSFYPPRYGPKAPAWIANDKKVLCFYGYFKEILHDIAKIPYQVRRVKILFYLEDGSMQVSEPRTLNSGIPQGCLVTRQRIPRHRSRSEFVDILDIKVGESLILFDRTYFLTGCDKFTRYYLNNAGISVPDNIDPPSDPTEQLRIAEKAAALPKQPSVTFDNLAKFLENDRKVLRFAGYWDDRDSEFGDVHHLEVLYHLSDDTIEIKWKLPPNSGYNSNGMFLKRGKLPKNLDRLPKPGEVAPFTVLNVLGKGLRGGRYIMDCLDTGSNTIQYYHERDLQIGAEINVLGRRVHLTSCDEFTQNYYRKKYGIENFTPEYNPAIGRNDNKPPERQLPPFNGWGTHEDSEGNCKTVEPKPPQRDFVKFFKYDGYILRFGARLISKIKENNERAFIILYYLDDDTISVYEVGLRNSGFLGGEFFKRSKIYLPGQNWLSETRPKAYAANDFFLGQKINLRDHIFAVISADKFTLNFMEKNPHQFIFANIELIMQKIRENLRPVYKDFIAKYLSRVHTEEIAGKNVSLICFEDFKEMIIELLGANVVEHEIVTLCRHFSAETEVKVPFDKEVIRSAVHAELFRALWDDKKNIRPHIYHLKPDHGGWLSQKMLISVIRACKLPFDKALIEKLISVLNKDAEGNVDLDDFEQFLDPIKYPSHPVPPLNVKRDVHQFKPFTVAGKLIDWDAFLQEIDLEEDLKNLTG from the exons atgtTGCGAGTTTCGGGATTACCGTTTTTGCCTGGAAATACCTTTAGAGAT atccATCAAAAGCAATTCCACAAATCGCAACATTTCGAAAAGTACAAAGGCGAATGCATCCTCGCTGAGCGCCCAAAGCCCGGCATCGGAGGTCGCCCTTTAACAACTCACGTCGATACGCGTCAATTCTCCTTCTATCCTCCGCGATACGGTCCCAAAGCTCCCGCTTGGATTGCCAACGACAAAAAAGTCCTTTGCTTCTACggatatttcaaagaaatccTTCACGACATCGCTAAAATCCCCTACCAAGTTCGtcgtgtaaaaattttattttatttggaagATGGAAGTATGCAAGTAAGCGAACCCCGAACTTTAAACTCGGGAATCCCGCAAGGATGTTTAGTTACTCGTCAAAGAATCCCTCGGCATCGTTCACGAAGCGAATTTGTCGATATTTTGGACATCAAAGTTGGCGAATCGTTAATTCTGTTTGATCGAACTTATTTTTTGACGGGCTGCGATAAATTTACGCGATATTATTTGAACAATGCGGGAATTTCTGTGCCTGATAACATCGATCCGCCTTCAGATCCGACGGAACAGTTGAGAATTGCGGAAAAAGCTGCTGCTTTGCCGAAGCAACCGAGTGTCACGTTTGATAATTTGGcgaaatttctcgaaaatgaCCGTAAAGTCTTACGTTTTGCGGGTTATTGGGACGATCGTGACTCAGAATTCGGTGATGTTCATCATCTTGAGGTTTTGTATCATTTATCTGACGATACAATTGAGATAAAATGGAAACTTCCGCCAAATTCGGGTTACAATTCGAACGGAATGTTCTTGAAACGTGGCAAACTTCCGAAAAATTTGGATCGATTGCCAAAACCGGGCGAAGTAGCTCCCTTCACAGTGCTGAATGTGCTCGGAAAAGGCCTTCGCGGAGGTCGTTACATCATGGATTGCTTGGATACCGGCTCAAATACCATCCAATATTATCACGAACGAGATTTGCAGATCGGAGCGGAAATAAATGTCCTTGGAAGACGCGTTCATTTAACCAGCTGCGACGAATTCACGCAAAATTATTACCGCAAAAAGTAcggaattgaaaatttcacgcCAGAATACAATCCAGCGATCGGCAGAAATGACAACAAACCTCCGGAACGTCAATTGCCGCCATTTAATGGATGGGGAACGCACGAAGACTCCGAAGGAAATTGCAAAACTGTCGAACCAAAGCCGCCGCAACGTGATTTTGTCAAGTTTTTCAAGTACGACGGCTACATTTTACGGTTTGGCGCTCGTCTCATAtcgaaaattaaggaaaataacGAACGAgctttcattattttgtacTATTTGGATGACGATACGATCTCGGTGTATGAAGTCGGGCTTCGTAATAGCGGATTTTTGGGCGGCGAGTTCTTTAAAAGGTCCAAAATTTACCTTCCCGGTCAAAATTGGTTGTCAGAAACACGACCAAAGGCATATGCGGCGAACGATTTCTTCTTGGGACAGAAGATAAACTTGCGAGATCACATTTTTGCGGTAATTTCTGCCGATAAGTTTACGTTAAATTTCATGGAAAAGAATCCgcatcaatttattttcgcCAATATTGAGCTGATCATGCAGAAAATTCGGGAAAATTTGCGTCCCGTGTACAAGGATTTCATTGCAAAGTACTTGAGTAGAGTTCATACCGAAGAAATTGCCGGAAAAAATGTCTCTTTGATCTGTTTTGAGGATTTCAA agaGATGATCATTGAATTGCTCGGAGCGAATGTAGTTGAACATGAAATTGTCACTTTGTGTCGTCATTTCTCCGCTGAAACAGAAGTTAAGGTGCCTTTTGATAAAGAAGTCATCAGATCAGCTGTTCATGCAGAGCTTTTCCGTGCATTGTGGGATGACAAGAAAAACATTCGACCTCATATTTATCATTTGAAGCCAGATCATGGAGGATGGTTGtcgcaaaaaatgttaatttccgTGATAAGAGCTTGTAAATTGCCTTTTGATAAggctttgattgaaaaattgatctcagt cttgaaCAAAGATGCCGAAGGAAATGTCGATTTAGAcgattttgagcaatttttggaCCCAATTAAGTATCCATCGCATCCTGTGCCGCCCTTAAATGTCAAA cGTGACGTTCATCAATTCAAACCGTTTACCGTTGCGGGTAAACTCATCGATTGGGACGCATTCCTTCAAGAAATAGATTTGGAAGAGGATTTGAAGAATCTTACCGGATAA